The proteins below come from a single Actinomycetota bacterium genomic window:
- the greA gene encoding transcription elongation factor GreA, with product MQDDFRPSVPGDYREEKEGDIVLTEEGLKRLQEELDYLKNVKRWEVAKRLEQARSFGDIMENSEYEDAKHEQAFVQGRIVEIERILDNARIIREEEIDLSEVALGSTVYLEDVGRGEELKFRLVSAAEARGGRDCLSDQSPVGRAILGRKAGEVVDVQVPSGVIQYRILRIER from the coding sequence ATGCAGGACGATTTCCGGCCCAGCGTGCCGGGCGATTACCGTGAGGAGAAGGAGGGCGACATAGTCCTCACCGAGGAAGGCCTGAAGAGGCTGCAGGAGGAGCTGGACTACCTGAAGAACGTCAAGCGCTGGGAAGTCGCCAAGCGCCTCGAGCAGGCCAGGTCCTTCGGGGACATCATGGAGAATTCAGAGTACGAGGACGCCAAGCACGAACAGGCCTTCGTCCAGGGCCGCATAGTGGAGATCGAGCGCATCCTGGACAACGCGCGCATCATAAGGGAGGAGGAGATAGACCTCAGCGAGGTGGCCCTGGGCTCCACGGTGTACCTGGAGGACGTGGGAAGGGGCGAGGAATTGAAGTTCCGCCTGGTGAGCGCCGCCGAGGCCCGAGGCGGGCGGGACTGCCTCTCCGACCAGTCGCCGGTGGGCAGGGCCATCCTGGGACGCAAGGCGGGGGAGGTGGTGGATGTACAGGTCCCCTCGGGAGTCATCCAGTACCGCATCCTGCGCATCGAGAGATGA
- the lysS gene encoding lysine--tRNA ligase — MNPPDDLSIPTAFLHESEQVIRRLQKLEVWRARGIEPYAWRYPRRDTTAALRDKFQHLENGQDSGYRASLAGRLMAVRRHGKASFADLEDGWGRLQLMAAVDSLGGKGYDLFQELDIGDWIGVEGTVFRSRRGELTVRVEEFRLLSKSLRPLPEKWHGLKDVELRYRQRYLDLLVNPEVKRKLLVRVRTIREIRRFLDDRDFLEVETPMLHLIPGGAAARPFVTYHHALGEELYLRIAPELYLKRCLVGGLEKVYEINRNFRNEGISYKHNPEFTMLEFYWAFVDYLDLAAFLEEMLSEVVGSVMGTLKFSYQGREVDFTPPWRRVTLLEAVSEALGERVDSSTPVERWKELAGRHSVPLEEGWGPGKVATELFEKLVEPDLWEPTLVMDYPREVSPLARAHRSDPFLTERFELIAAGREIANAFSELIDPLDQRERFEEQARQRERGDEEAHLVDYDYLRAMEYGMPPAGGLGLGIDRLVMLLTDSHSIREVILFPHLRPV; from the coding sequence ATGAATCCTCCAGATGACCTCTCGATTCCAACCGCATTCCTCCACGAGAGCGAACAGGTCATAAGGCGCCTGCAGAAGCTGGAGGTATGGAGAGCCAGGGGCATAGAACCCTATGCCTGGAGGTACCCCCGCCGGGACACCACCGCCGCGCTCCGCGATAAGTTCCAGCACCTGGAAAACGGCCAGGATAGCGGATACCGGGCTTCCCTGGCCGGTAGGCTGATGGCCGTACGCCGCCACGGCAAGGCGTCCTTCGCGGACCTGGAGGACGGGTGGGGCAGGCTCCAGCTCATGGCCGCCGTGGATTCCCTAGGCGGAAAAGGTTACGATCTTTTCCAGGAACTGGATATCGGTGACTGGATCGGGGTGGAAGGTACGGTCTTCCGCTCGCGCCGCGGCGAGCTCACGGTGAGGGTGGAGGAGTTCCGGCTACTTTCCAAGAGCCTCCGGCCCCTGCCGGAGAAGTGGCACGGCCTGAAGGACGTGGAGCTGCGTTACCGGCAGAGGTACCTGGATCTCCTGGTGAACCCGGAGGTGAAGCGCAAACTGCTGGTCCGAGTCAGGACCATCAGGGAGATACGCCGTTTCCTGGACGACAGGGATTTCCTGGAAGTCGAAACCCCCATGCTGCACCTGATACCCGGCGGGGCCGCCGCCCGTCCCTTCGTGACCTATCACCACGCCCTCGGGGAGGAGCTTTACCTGCGCATAGCCCCGGAGCTTTACCTGAAGCGGTGCCTGGTGGGAGGCCTGGAGAAGGTCTACGAGATCAACCGCAACTTCCGCAACGAGGGCATCTCCTACAAGCATAACCCGGAATTCACCATGCTCGAGTTCTACTGGGCCTTCGTGGACTACCTGGACCTGGCCGCCTTCCTGGAGGAGATGCTCTCCGAGGTGGTGGGCAGTGTCATGGGCACCCTGAAGTTCTCCTACCAGGGGCGGGAGGTCGACTTTACCCCGCCCTGGAGGAGGGTGACCCTCCTGGAGGCGGTCTCCGAGGCCCTGGGGGAGAGGGTGGACTCCTCCACCCCGGTGGAGAGATGGAAGGAGTTGGCAGGGCGCCACTCCGTTCCCCTCGAGGAGGGGTGGGGTCCAGGCAAGGTGGCCACCGAGCTCTTCGAGAAGCTGGTAGAGCCCGACCTCTGGGAGCCGACCCTGGTCATGGATTACCCCCGCGAGGTCTCCCCGCTGGCCCGCGCCCACCGCTCCGACCCCTTCCTTACCGAGAGGTTCGAGCTCATCGCCGCCGGGAGGGAGATCGCCAACGCCTTCTCGGAACTCATCGACCCCCTCGATCAGAGGGAGCGCTTCGAGGAGCAGGCCAGGCAGCGGGAGCGCGGCGACGAGGAGGCCCACCTGGTGGACTATGATTACCTGCGGGCCATGGAATACGGCATGCCGCCCGCCGGCGGCCTGGGATTGGGCATAGACAGGCTGGTCATGCTCCTCACCGATTCCCACTCCATCCGGGAGGTCATCCTCTTCCCCCACCTCCGCCCCGTGTGA
- a CDS encoding ATP-dependent Clp protease ATP-binding subunit — translation MFQRFSDRARRVVVLAQEEARMLNHNYIGTEHLLLGLIQEGEGVAAKALESMGISLEAVRNQVEEIIGRGSTAPTGHIPFTPRAKKVLELSLREALQLGHNYIGTEHILLGLIREGEGVAAQVLTKLGADLDRVRNQVVQLLTGASAASRETSQVGEPPPQGNLLLDQFGRNLTQLAMQNKLDPVIGREKEIERVMQVLSRRTKNNPVLIGEPGVGKTAVVEGFAQKIVNNEVPQILAGKQLYTLDLGALVAGSRYRGDFEERLKKVVKEIRSRGDIILFIDELHNLVGAGAAEGAIDAASILKPALARGELQTIGATTLDEYRKHLEKDAALERRFQPILVEEPTVEQTIEILKGLRDRYEAHHRVAITDGALVAAARLASRYITDRFLPDKAIDLIDEAASRLRIKAMTAPPDFRELEEKLQKVRQEKQAAIAAQEFEKAASLRDREKEILKEMEQLEEDWKLPLGSHQLQVTEDDIADILSSWTGIPVSQLTEEESSKLLRMEEELHKRIVGQDEAVKAVSRSIRRARSGLKDPKRPSGSFIFLGPSGVGKTELARALAEFLFGDESALIQIDMSEYMEKHAVSRLVGSPPGYVGYEEGGQLTEAVRRKPFSVVLLDEIEKAHPDAFNMLLQILEDGRLTDSQGHKVDFRNTIVIMTSNLGARDISKGTSLGFTARKDEGLDYEKMKERVLSELKRTFRPELLNRIDDVIVFHELTHEQIKQIVDLLMKRVKDQLAEQEMELILSEDAKEVLVKEGYDPVYGARPLRRAIQKLIEDPLSEKILAKEFQPGSTILVAADEEGRITFEKVQAPESGADIVQLT, via the coding sequence GTGTTCCAGAGATTCTCGGACCGAGCAAGGCGGGTGGTGGTCCTGGCCCAGGAGGAAGCCCGCATGCTCAACCATAATTATATCGGCACGGAGCACCTGCTCCTGGGCCTGATACAGGAGGGCGAAGGGGTGGCCGCCAAGGCCCTGGAGTCCATGGGTATAAGCCTTGAGGCGGTCCGCAACCAGGTGGAGGAGATCATCGGGCGCGGCAGCACGGCGCCCACGGGACACATCCCCTTCACTCCCCGCGCCAAGAAGGTCCTCGAGCTTTCCCTGCGGGAGGCCCTGCAGCTGGGACACAACTACATCGGCACGGAACACATCCTGCTGGGCCTCATCCGGGAGGGCGAAGGGGTGGCCGCCCAGGTGCTCACCAAGCTGGGGGCCGATCTCGACCGGGTGCGCAACCAGGTGGTCCAGCTCCTGACCGGCGCTTCCGCCGCCTCGCGGGAGACCTCCCAGGTGGGAGAGCCCCCTCCCCAGGGCAACCTCCTGCTGGACCAGTTCGGCCGCAACCTCACCCAGCTGGCCATGCAGAACAAGCTGGATCCGGTCATCGGCCGGGAGAAGGAGATAGAGAGGGTCATGCAGGTCCTCTCCCGCCGCACCAAGAACAACCCCGTGCTCATCGGCGAGCCGGGAGTGGGCAAGACGGCGGTGGTGGAGGGGTTTGCCCAGAAGATAGTGAACAACGAAGTTCCACAGATCCTGGCGGGGAAGCAGCTATACACCCTGGACCTGGGGGCCCTGGTGGCCGGATCCCGCTACCGGGGCGATTTCGAGGAACGCCTCAAGAAGGTGGTCAAGGAGATACGCAGCCGCGGGGACATCATCCTCTTCATCGACGAGCTGCATAACCTGGTGGGCGCGGGCGCGGCGGAGGGGGCCATTGACGCCGCCTCCATCCTCAAGCCGGCCCTGGCCCGGGGCGAGCTCCAAACCATCGGGGCCACTACCCTGGACGAGTACCGCAAGCACCTGGAGAAGGACGCCGCCCTGGAGCGGCGCTTCCAGCCCATCCTGGTGGAGGAGCCCACCGTGGAGCAGACCATCGAGATCCTCAAGGGGCTCCGCGACCGCTACGAGGCCCACCACCGGGTGGCCATCACCGACGGCGCCCTGGTGGCGGCGGCCAGGCTGGCCAGCCGCTACATCACCGACCGCTTCCTACCGGACAAGGCCATAGACCTCATCGACGAGGCGGCCTCCCGGCTGCGCATCAAGGCCATGACCGCTCCCCCCGACTTCCGGGAGCTGGAGGAGAAGTTGCAGAAGGTGCGCCAGGAGAAACAGGCGGCTATAGCCGCCCAGGAGTTCGAGAAGGCGGCCAGCCTGCGGGACCGGGAGAAGGAAATCCTCAAGGAGATGGAGCAGCTGGAGGAGGACTGGAAGCTCCCCCTCGGCTCGCATCAGCTCCAGGTGACCGAGGACGATATCGCCGACATCCTCTCCTCCTGGACAGGGATACCGGTCAGCCAGCTCACCGAGGAGGAGAGCAGCAAGCTCCTGCGCATGGAGGAGGAGCTGCACAAGCGTATCGTGGGCCAGGACGAGGCGGTGAAGGCGGTCTCGCGCTCCATACGGAGGGCCAGGTCCGGCCTCAAGGACCCTAAGAGGCCCAGCGGTTCCTTCATCTTCCTGGGCCCCTCCGGGGTGGGGAAGACGGAGCTGGCGCGCGCCCTGGCCGAGTTCCTCTTCGGAGACGAGTCGGCCCTCATCCAGATCGACATGTCCGAGTACATGGAGAAGCACGCCGTGTCCCGCCTGGTGGGTTCGCCGCCGGGCTACGTGGGCTACGAGGAGGGCGGGCAGCTTACGGAGGCGGTGCGGCGCAAGCCCTTCAGCGTGGTGCTCCTGGACGAGATCGAGAAGGCCCACCCGGATGCCTTTAACATGCTCCTCCAGATACTGGAGGACGGGCGCCTGACCGATTCCCAGGGGCACAAGGTGGACTTCCGCAACACCATCGTCATCATGACCTCCAACCTGGGGGCCAGGGATATCAGCAAGGGCACCTCCCTTGGCTTCACGGCCAGGAAGGACGAGGGGCTGGACTACGAGAAGATGAAGGAGCGTGTGCTCTCGGAGCTCAAGAGGACCTTCCGTCCCGAGCTGCTCAACCGCATCGACGACGTGATCGTCTTCCACGAGCTCACCCACGAGCAGATCAAGCAGATCGTTGACCTGCTCATGAAGCGGGTCAAGGACCAGCTGGCGGAGCAGGAGATGGA